One Mycobacteroides abscessus ATCC 19977 genomic window carries:
- a CDS encoding enoyl-CoA hydratase/isomerase family protein, producing MASDYIAVHNGVLHITIATAAAGTSLDFTGVDAAVQVLRDLPAEVGAILLTSSGPNFCAGGNVRDFASAEDRSAKLHDLAGRLHAFVRAVDAADRPVVASVHGWAAGGGLSLVLLADIAIGGQSTKLRAAYPGIGYSSDGGMSWALPRVVGKARAADILLTDRVVEASEALSIGLLSRVVADDEVQATAVATAEQLAAGPREAQNRIRRLLRLSATNTLDAQLDLEQTSIAEASVSPTGIEGVDAFVGKRKPVWP from the coding sequence GTGGCATCTGATTACATCGCCGTCCACAACGGCGTACTGCATATCACCATCGCCACCGCGGCGGCCGGTACCTCGCTGGACTTCACCGGCGTCGACGCCGCGGTCCAGGTGCTGCGTGATCTGCCCGCCGAAGTAGGCGCGATCCTGCTGACCAGCAGTGGGCCCAACTTCTGCGCTGGCGGCAATGTCCGTGACTTCGCCTCTGCCGAGGATAGGTCGGCCAAGCTCCACGACCTGGCCGGGCGGCTCCACGCGTTCGTGCGTGCGGTGGACGCCGCCGATCGCCCGGTAGTGGCCTCGGTCCACGGATGGGCGGCCGGCGGCGGACTCAGTCTGGTGCTGCTCGCCGATATCGCCATCGGTGGACAGTCAACCAAGCTGCGCGCCGCCTACCCGGGCATCGGGTACTCCTCCGATGGCGGCATGTCCTGGGCGCTGCCCCGCGTGGTCGGCAAGGCCCGTGCCGCGGACATTCTGCTGACGGATCGGGTTGTCGAAGCCTCCGAGGCACTGTCCATCGGGCTGTTGAGCCGGGTGGTGGCCGACGACGAGGTTCAGGCGACTGCGGTGGCCACCGCCGAGCAGCTGGCCGCCGGTCCGCGCGAAGCGCAGAACCGTATTCGTCGTCTGCTGCGCCTGAGCGCCACCAACACGCTCGATGCGCAACTCGATCTCGAGCAGACCAGCATCGCCGAGGCGTCGGTCAGCCCGACCGGTATCGAGGGCGTCGACGCCTTCGTCGGCAAACGCAAGCCCGTCTGGCCCTGA
- a CDS encoding lipase family protein, translated as MRWSTGAFAALGGITAAVATGGTALRSPVVVDRLNDWAARRLTVQQRADPYAAILPTPISGDDFYGDPGDLGLLAPGEVVRADRVTPRLPLRRATMQRIMVRSTDTAGNPVPVTAALIEPERPWRGPGSRPVVVRNQAINSLGLKFTPSYRLTHLWYRDNPPMFPFLSAQNYAVLFPDHEGPRMSYAAGKMAGHAVLDSVRGMLSERPDLAESPIVMHGYSGGAIATAWAAQLQPTYAPELRIAGAAAGGTPTDYALLYGSMNRGVGAGLFAAATIGQAREFPELVQIFGDFALYCAIRAKNMPQPPLAAAGLLRFDLDLLAAIAKPFESELGQHVIAANRPGALTPTMPVLLYHGSRSKAVGDLFIPEEGALALRDAWRANGADVDYWALPGEHVTADMFAIPWVVNWIRRKLLG; from the coding sequence ATGCGTTGGTCGACGGGAGCGTTCGCGGCGCTCGGCGGTATCACGGCGGCGGTGGCGACCGGTGGCACCGCGCTGCGCAGCCCCGTGGTGGTTGATCGACTCAACGACTGGGCCGCGCGCCGGCTCACGGTGCAGCAGCGCGCGGACCCGTACGCCGCGATTCTCCCGACTCCGATCAGCGGTGACGATTTCTACGGTGACCCGGGTGATCTGGGCCTGCTGGCACCCGGGGAGGTGGTCCGCGCGGACCGGGTCACGCCGCGCCTGCCGCTGCGCCGGGCGACCATGCAGCGAATCATGGTGCGCTCCACCGACACCGCCGGCAACCCGGTGCCCGTGACCGCGGCACTGATTGAGCCAGAGCGTCCGTGGCGCGGTCCGGGATCTCGTCCCGTGGTGGTGCGCAACCAGGCGATCAACTCGTTGGGGCTCAAGTTCACGCCGTCTTATCGTTTGACGCACCTGTGGTATCGGGACAACCCCCCGATGTTCCCGTTCCTGTCGGCACAGAACTACGCGGTGCTGTTCCCGGACCATGAAGGCCCCCGGATGTCCTACGCGGCAGGGAAAATGGCAGGCCATGCGGTGCTGGACTCGGTACGCGGAATGCTTTCGGAAAGGCCGGATCTCGCCGAGTCGCCGATCGTCATGCACGGCTACAGCGGCGGGGCGATCGCCACGGCGTGGGCGGCGCAGCTGCAGCCCACCTACGCTCCGGAGCTGCGGATCGCCGGCGCGGCCGCAGGGGGAACGCCCACCGACTACGCTCTGTTGTACGGCAGCATGAACCGAGGCGTGGGCGCCGGGCTTTTTGCCGCTGCCACCATCGGCCAGGCCCGCGAATTCCCGGAACTGGTACAGATTTTCGGGGATTTCGCGCTCTACTGCGCGATCCGTGCCAAGAACATGCCGCAGCCTCCATTGGCCGCTGCGGGTTTGTTGCGATTCGACCTGGATCTGCTCGCGGCGATCGCCAAGCCGTTCGAGTCGGAGTTGGGACAACACGTTATCGCCGCAAACCGGCCGGGCGCTCTCACCCCGACAATGCCTGTGCTGCTCTACCACGGCTCGCGCAGTAAGGCGGTGGGCGATTTGTTCATCCCGGAAGAGGGTGCCCTGGCGCTGCGCGATGCCTGGCGTGCCAACGGGGCCGATGTCGATTACTGGGCGCTGCCCGGCGAGCACGTCACCGCGGATATGTTCGCGATCCCGTGGGTCGTCAACTGGATCCGGAGAAAGCTACTGGGATGA
- a CDS encoding uracil-DNA glycosylase, producing MTARPLAELVDPGWADALGPVADQVTKMGEFLREENSSGRGYLPSGANVLRAFTYPLADVRVLIVGQDPYPTPGHAMGLSFSVAADVRPVPRSLGNIFDEYQSDLGLPKPANGDLTPWSEQGVMLLNRVLTVRPGNPASHRGKGWEIVTECAIRALVARDAPLVAILWGRDAATLKPMLGPSVPTIESVHPSPLSASRGFFGSKPFSRANELLVGLGAQPVDWRLP from the coding sequence GTGACTGCCCGACCTCTTGCCGAGTTGGTTGACCCCGGCTGGGCCGATGCGCTGGGGCCCGTCGCCGACCAGGTGACCAAGATGGGAGAGTTCCTCCGCGAGGAGAACTCCTCGGGCCGCGGATACCTGCCCTCCGGGGCAAACGTGCTGCGCGCCTTCACCTATCCGTTGGCCGACGTCCGCGTGCTCATCGTGGGGCAAGACCCCTACCCGACACCCGGACATGCCATGGGGCTGAGCTTCTCGGTGGCGGCCGATGTACGGCCGGTGCCGCGCAGCCTGGGCAACATCTTCGACGAGTACCAGAGTGATCTTGGCCTACCCAAGCCGGCCAATGGAGATCTGACACCGTGGTCGGAGCAGGGGGTAATGCTGTTGAACAGGGTGTTGACGGTACGGCCCGGCAACCCGGCGTCCCATCGCGGTAAGGGTTGGGAGATCGTCACCGAATGCGCGATCCGGGCGCTTGTCGCGCGCGACGCACCCTTGGTCGCCATTCTGTGGGGTCGCGACGCGGCGACACTCAAGCCGATGCTGGGCCCGAGCGTACCCACCATCGAATCTGTGCACCCGTCCCCATTGTCGGCCTCGCGCGGCTTCTTTGGTTCCAAACCCTTCAGCCGGGCGAATGAGCTGCTGGTCGGTTTGGGCGCACAGCCGGTCGACTGGCGGTTGCCGTAA
- a CDS encoding thiamine-phosphate kinase, producing the protein MPNLGDTGEFGVISRLTAGRDLGADVLLGPGDDAAVVTVPDGRVVVSTDMLVQDRHFRLEWSSPSDIGRKAVAQNAADIEAMGGRVTAFVVAVGAPAQTDIAFLDQLNEGVWAEAALVQAPIVGGDLVSARELVVSVTVLGDLQGRAPVTRSGAVVGDTVAICGALGTSAAGYRLWQEQIDEFPDLRRVHLVPAPPYGQGPAAARAGATAMTDVSDGLLADLAHIAELSAVHIDLSSPSLEPYLQPVAGAAGLLGADPWEWVLTGGEDHALVGMFPGVVPTGWVPIGRVTVGEPGVTVDGAAWTRATGWDSFRLS; encoded by the coding sequence GTGCCAAATCTGGGCGATACCGGCGAGTTCGGTGTGATCAGCCGTCTCACCGCGGGCCGTGATCTGGGCGCCGACGTGCTGCTCGGCCCCGGTGACGACGCCGCGGTGGTCACCGTGCCGGACGGCCGTGTGGTGGTATCCACCGATATGTTGGTGCAGGACAGGCATTTTCGTCTTGAATGGTCATCGCCGTCGGATATCGGCCGAAAAGCGGTAGCACAGAATGCCGCGGATATAGAAGCAATGGGCGGACGGGTCACGGCCTTCGTGGTGGCGGTGGGCGCTCCGGCGCAGACCGATATCGCGTTCCTCGACCAGCTCAACGAGGGAGTCTGGGCGGAGGCGGCCCTGGTACAGGCACCGATCGTGGGCGGCGATCTGGTGAGCGCGCGCGAACTGGTGGTTTCGGTCACGGTGCTCGGCGACCTCCAGGGGCGCGCACCGGTGACCCGTAGTGGAGCGGTGGTAGGGGATACCGTCGCGATCTGTGGTGCGTTGGGCACCTCTGCGGCGGGATACCGGTTGTGGCAGGAACAGATTGACGAGTTCCCAGATCTGCGGCGGGTGCATCTGGTGCCCGCGCCGCCGTATGGCCAGGGTCCGGCCGCAGCACGGGCGGGTGCGACGGCGATGACAGACGTCTCCGACGGTCTGCTGGCCGATCTGGCGCATATCGCCGAACTCAGCGCGGTGCACATCGACCTGAGTTCGCCGAGCCTGGAACCATATCTACAGCCTGTGGCGGGCGCTGCCGGTCTGCTCGGCGCCGACCCCTGGGAATGGGTCTTGACCGGTGGTGAGGATCATGCGCTGGTCGGGATGTTCCCCGGAGTCGTCCCGACGGGCTGGGTTCCGATCGGCCGGGTAACGGTGGGGGAACCCGGAGTGACGGTTGACGGGGCAGCATGGACTCGGGCAACCGGTTGGGACTCGTTTCGGCTAAGTTGA
- a CDS encoding DUF3515 domain-containing protein, translated as MQSEDGPPRKLLIGIAVFGAIAALAVLFGVLKYAQFQNETRPLSVANIPAPQANSPLCVDMASAYPGKMAGDWSRVEIAEPKPPAAAAWRRGQDSVIARCGVERPAEFAVGTSVEQVNGVQWFRVSDSALASTTWFAVDRGVYVAVTVPDGAGSEPLVEMSDAIAKALPAVKPDPKPLPR; from the coding sequence GTGCAATCCGAAGACGGCCCACCACGCAAGCTACTCATCGGCATCGCGGTGTTCGGCGCGATCGCGGCGCTGGCGGTGCTTTTCGGCGTCCTCAAGTACGCACAGTTTCAGAACGAGACGCGGCCCCTATCTGTTGCAAATATTCCTGCACCACAAGCGAATTCCCCTCTCTGCGTGGATATGGCCAGCGCATACCCCGGCAAGATGGCGGGCGACTGGTCACGGGTTGAGATCGCCGAGCCGAAGCCACCGGCGGCCGCGGCATGGCGCCGGGGGCAGGATTCGGTGATCGCACGCTGCGGTGTCGAGCGACCCGCGGAGTTCGCGGTTGGCACCTCTGTCGAGCAGGTCAACGGCGTGCAGTGGTTCCGGGTGAGCGATTCGGCCCTGGCGAGCACCACCTGGTTCGCGGTGGATCGCGGTGTCTACGTCGCGGTGACCGTGCCCGACGGAGCGGGCTCGGAGCCACTGGTCGAGATGTCCGACGCCATCGCCAAGGCGCTGCCCGCCGTGAAACCCGACCCGAAGCCGCTACCCCGCTGA
- a CDS encoding D-alanine--D-alanine ligase family protein, whose translation MNDSVGRSRADQQRIKVALVFGGRSSEHAISCVSAGSILRNLDQAVYEVVAVGVTPEGGWVLTDGDPAQLAISDRTLPQVTDASGTELLLATDPRRAGQLVNVDSSAAGQVLASVDVVFPVLHGPYGEDGTIQGLLELAGVPYVGAGVLASAAGMDKEFTKKLLAAEGLPIGKYAVIRPRDTTLTLDQREDLGLPVFVKPARAGSSFGVSRVTAWEELPAAIAHARQYDPKVIVEAAIVGRELECGVLEFPDGDTRASVLGEIRVEGVNRDQTAAGAFYDFETKYLDDTAELDVPAKVDDDVSDQIRELAVAAFRAIDCQGLARVDFFLAEDGPLINEINTMPGFTTISMYPRMWDATGVDYPTLLDAMVRTALARGTGLR comes from the coding sequence GTGAATGACTCGGTGGGCCGCTCGCGCGCAGACCAACAGCGGATCAAGGTCGCGCTCGTCTTTGGCGGGCGCAGCAGTGAGCACGCGATCTCGTGCGTGTCCGCCGGCAGCATTCTGCGCAATCTGGACCAGGCCGTCTATGAGGTAGTCGCCGTGGGGGTTACTCCCGAGGGCGGTTGGGTGCTGACCGATGGCGACCCCGCGCAGCTGGCGATCAGCGACAGGACGCTGCCTCAGGTCACCGACGCATCCGGCACCGAGTTGTTGCTCGCCACCGATCCGCGGCGAGCGGGGCAGCTGGTGAACGTGGACTCGAGCGCCGCCGGGCAGGTGCTGGCCTCGGTCGATGTGGTGTTCCCGGTGCTGCACGGTCCCTATGGCGAGGATGGCACCATTCAGGGACTGTTGGAGCTGGCCGGGGTGCCCTACGTGGGTGCCGGTGTGCTCGCGAGTGCGGCCGGTATGGACAAGGAGTTCACCAAGAAGCTGCTGGCGGCCGAGGGGCTCCCGATTGGCAAGTACGCCGTGATCCGCCCGCGCGACACCACGCTGACGCTGGATCAGCGCGAGGACCTGGGGCTGCCGGTATTCGTCAAGCCCGCTCGGGCGGGATCGTCGTTCGGTGTGTCCCGGGTGACCGCCTGGGAGGAACTACCTGCCGCGATCGCACACGCGCGTCAGTACGACCCGAAGGTGATTGTCGAGGCGGCGATCGTCGGCCGCGAACTGGAGTGCGGAGTGCTGGAGTTCCCCGACGGGGATACTCGGGCCAGCGTGCTCGGCGAAATCCGGGTCGAGGGAGTGAATAGGGACCAGACGGCTGCGGGTGCCTTCTACGACTTCGAGACCAAGTACCTGGACGACACCGCCGAATTGGACGTACCGGCCAAGGTCGACGACGACGTGAGCGATCAGATCCGCGAACTTGCCGTGGCCGCGTTCCGGGCGATCGACTGCCAGGGGCTGGCCCGGGTCGATTTCTTCCTCGCCGAGGATGGCCCGCTGATCAATGAGATCAACACCATGCCGGGGTTCACCACCATCTCCATGTACCCGCGGATGTGGGATGCGACCGGCGTGGACTATCCGACGCTGCTGGACGCGATGGTGCGCACCGCGCTGGCGCGGGGTACCGGCCTTCGCTGA
- a CDS encoding cystathionine gamma-lyase — MPEPGISTRAVVAATAEPVAGQPFLAGPVFASAYHLPVPEDDSLDTYGRASNPSWRQWESGLAALEQADAALVFGSGMGAIASTLRALVRPGQTLLVPEDGYYQTRRYASENLAALGINVITATSDQIVAAAAQADVVVAETPSNPRLDVVDLALLARETHARGGVLVVDNTTATPMGQRPLGLGADLVVASATKALSGHSDLIAGYVAGSRAELVAAVAQERSRAGAILGPFEAWLGARSLATAGLRFERQCQNALAVATMLREHPAVTSVRYPGLPSDPSYSVASAQMSRFGSLVSIELSSAEAVHALTRRSELLASSTSFGGVHTSVDRRARWGDAVPDGFARISLGIEDTDDLLADIEAALAAGTV; from the coding sequence ATGCCAGAGCCAGGGATATCGACCCGGGCCGTAGTGGCCGCCACTGCCGAACCCGTTGCCGGACAACCCTTTCTCGCGGGACCGGTGTTCGCCTCCGCCTACCACCTGCCGGTGCCCGAGGATGACTCCCTGGATACCTACGGGCGTGCCTCCAATCCCAGTTGGAGGCAATGGGAATCGGGTCTGGCGGCGCTGGAGCAGGCCGATGCGGCACTGGTGTTCGGTTCGGGTATGGGCGCGATCGCCTCGACCTTGCGCGCGCTAGTCCGTCCCGGGCAGACCCTGTTGGTACCGGAGGACGGCTACTACCAAACGCGGCGCTATGCCTCGGAAAACCTTGCCGCATTGGGAATCAACGTGATCACGGCGACGTCGGATCAGATAGTGGCCGCGGCCGCACAGGCCGATGTGGTGGTGGCGGAGACGCCGTCCAACCCACGGCTTGACGTCGTCGACCTGGCACTGCTGGCCCGTGAGACACACGCGCGGGGCGGAGTGCTGGTTGTCGACAACACCACGGCCACCCCGATGGGACAGCGGCCCCTGGGTTTGGGTGCCGACCTGGTGGTCGCCAGCGCGACAAAGGCGCTGTCCGGACACAGCGATCTGATCGCCGGATACGTCGCAGGTTCCCGCGCGGAATTGGTTGCCGCCGTCGCCCAGGAACGGTCGCGGGCCGGTGCGATCCTGGGTCCGTTCGAGGCCTGGCTCGGTGCCCGCAGCCTCGCGACTGCCGGACTGCGATTCGAGCGCCAATGCCAGAACGCGCTCGCGGTGGCGACCATGCTGCGTGAACATCCCGCCGTGACGTCGGTGCGTTATCCGGGCCTGCCCAGCGACCCGTCGTATTCCGTGGCTTCCGCCCAGATGAGCCGGTTCGGCTCGCTGGTGTCGATTGAACTGTCCAGTGCCGAGGCGGTACACGCGCTGACACGGCGTAGCGAGTTGTTGGCGTCGTCGACGAGTTTTGGCGGTGTGCATACCTCGGTCGACCGCCGGGCGCGGTGGGGAGACGCAGTTCCGGACGGTTTCGCACGCATCTCGCTGGGCATCGAGGACACCGACGATCTGCTGGCCGACATTGAGGCTGCGCTCGCAGCCGGTACGGTCTGA
- a CDS encoding NAD(P)H-dependent glycerol-3-phosphate dehydrogenase, producing the protein MGAGSWGTALGKVLADAGHDVRLWARRSELADEINATHRNSVYLSDVDLPASIVATGVAEEALQGAELVLLAVPSQSLRANLTPWADLIEPNSSVVSLAKGIEVGTLMRMSQVVTQVLGTDPSRVAVLTGPNLASEIAAGQPAATVIGCTDSTRAVALQRAFSTRYFRPYTNSDVVGCEVGGACKNVIALSCGMAAGVGLGENTIATIITRGLAEITRLGLALGASHTTLAGLAGVGDLVATCTSAHSRNRTFGMRLGNGETLQEARNAAGGRVAEGVTSCESILALASSYDVEMPLTEAVHGVCHRGLSVTDAVAQLLGRSTKPE; encoded by the coding sequence ATGGGTGCTGGTTCCTGGGGGACCGCGTTGGGCAAGGTGCTTGCCGACGCGGGCCACGATGTCCGTTTGTGGGCACGCCGATCCGAATTGGCCGACGAGATCAATGCGACGCACCGTAACTCGGTGTATCTCAGTGACGTGGATCTGCCCGCGTCGATTGTCGCCACCGGTGTGGCAGAAGAGGCCCTGCAGGGCGCCGAGCTGGTCTTGCTGGCCGTTCCGTCGCAGTCGTTGCGCGCGAATCTGACCCCGTGGGCCGATCTCATCGAGCCGAATTCCTCGGTGGTGAGTCTGGCCAAGGGCATCGAGGTGGGCACACTCATGCGGATGAGCCAGGTCGTCACGCAGGTGCTGGGTACCGATCCCAGCCGGGTAGCGGTGCTCACCGGCCCGAATCTTGCCAGCGAGATCGCGGCGGGTCAGCCCGCCGCCACCGTCATCGGCTGTACCGATTCCACGAGGGCCGTCGCACTGCAGCGTGCTTTTTCCACCCGCTACTTCCGTCCTTACACCAATTCCGATGTCGTGGGCTGCGAGGTGGGCGGCGCGTGCAAGAACGTGATCGCGCTCAGCTGCGGCATGGCCGCCGGAGTTGGGTTGGGGGAGAACACGATAGCCACGATCATCACCCGGGGCCTGGCCGAGATCACCCGGCTGGGACTGGCGCTCGGTGCCAGCCACACCACCCTGGCGGGGCTGGCCGGCGTCGGAGATCTGGTGGCCACCTGTACCTCGGCGCATTCGCGGAACCGGACTTTCGGTATGCGGCTGGGCAACGGCGAGACACTGCAAGAGGCGCGCAACGCCGCCGGCGGTAGGGTCGCCGAGGGAGTTACCTCATGTGAGTCCATCTTGGCGCTGGCGTCGAGCTATGACGTCGAGATGCCGCTCACCGAGGCTGTTCATGGCGTTTGTCATCGCGGACTGAGCGTCACCGATGCCGTCGCCCAGCTGTTGGGGCGCAGTACCAAACCGGAGTAA
- the cofC gene encoding 2-phospho-L-lactate guanylyltransferase, with protein MEYVGRQAGTDFGVIIAVKNLATAKSRLAPSLPAPQRERLVLGMLTHAIAVAFSAAGTVAVISPDPTAKAAASEAGARFIFDDTPEGHPDPLNNALRSAAAQLRASSPNLVVLQADLPVVTATEFAAALAAARGHARSFVADRHGTGTAALFSTDGDLNPLFGIDSAQRHRDSGAIELTGDWPGLRCDVDTPEDLAVARELGAALPL; from the coding sequence ATGGAGTACGTGGGCAGACAGGCTGGCACAGACTTCGGCGTGATCATCGCGGTCAAGAACCTGGCGACCGCGAAGAGCCGGCTGGCACCGTCCCTGCCCGCGCCGCAACGAGAGCGGTTGGTGCTGGGCATGCTCACGCACGCCATCGCCGTGGCGTTCAGCGCCGCCGGAACCGTGGCAGTGATCAGCCCCGATCCGACGGCCAAGGCGGCAGCCAGCGAGGCCGGTGCCCGGTTCATCTTCGATGACACACCCGAAGGCCACCCCGACCCGCTGAACAACGCATTGCGCAGCGCCGCCGCGCAGCTACGTGCGTCCTCACCGAATCTTGTTGTGTTGCAGGCCGACCTTCCCGTGGTAACCGCCACGGAGTTCGCGGCGGCGCTCGCGGCCGCGCGGGGCCACGCGCGCAGTTTCGTCGCCGACCGGCACGGCACGGGCACCGCGGCACTTTTCAGCACCGACGGCGACCTGAATCCGCTGTTCGGAATCGATTCGGCACAGCGGCACCGAGATTCAGGGGCCATTGAACTCACCGGAGACTGGCCCGGATTGCGTTGCGACGTGGACACCCCGGAAGATCTGGCCGTGGCCCGCGAGCTGGGGGCCGCGCTGCCGCTCTGA
- a CDS encoding RNA degradosome polyphosphate kinase, with amino-acid sequence MSRPDNSMITRVTTPSVPPAATTIVSGEELPEDRYLNRELSWLDFNARVLALAADESLPILERAKFLAIFASNLDEFYMVRVAGLKRRDETGLSVRSADGLSPREQLKLIGERTQEISVQHARVFSESVRPELAENGIFVVTWADLSENERSYLSSYFNDQVFPVLTPLAVDPAHPFPYISGLSLNLAITVQVPETGGQHFARIKVPDNVDRFVRLRSPDGTESPQAAHTARFLPMEELIAAHLSALFPGLEIVEHHAFRITRNADFEVEEDRDEDLLQALERELARRRFGSPVRLEVADDMTEHMLELLLRELDVDPGDVVQVPGLLDLSCLWQVYGVDRPALKDPTFVPATHPAFGQGETPKSIFSTLRDGDVLVHHPYDSFSTSVQRFIEQAAADPQVLAIKQTLYRTSGDSPIVNSLIDAAEAGKQVVALVEIKARFDEQANIKWARALEDAGVHVVYGLIGLKTHCKTALVVRREGSAIRRYCHIGTGNYNPKTARLYEDVGLLTSAPEIGADLTDLFNSLTGYSRKVSYRNLLVAPQGIRAGIVERIDREIAAHRAGQEARIRLKMNALVDEQVIDALYRASRAGVPIEVVVRGICALRPGVPEYSGSITVRSILGRFLEHSRIIHFNAIDEFWIGSADMMHRNLDRRVEVLARVTDPKLTAQLDDMFTSALDSHTRCWELQPDGQWLASPADGEEVRDHQVEMMKRHRSQT; translated from the coding sequence CTGAGCCGGCCCGATAACTCTATGATCACAAGGGTGACCACACCGAGCGTTCCCCCCGCCGCAACCACCATCGTGTCGGGTGAAGAGCTGCCCGAAGACCGGTACCTCAACCGGGAGCTCTCGTGGCTGGATTTCAACGCGCGTGTGCTCGCACTTGCCGCCGACGAATCGCTGCCCATCCTGGAACGCGCCAAATTCCTGGCAATCTTCGCCTCCAACCTGGATGAGTTTTACATGGTGCGGGTCGCCGGTCTGAAACGCCGTGACGAGACGGGCTTGTCGGTGCGTTCGGCCGACGGCCTATCCCCGCGCGAACAGCTGAAACTGATCGGTGAGCGCACGCAGGAGATTTCGGTCCAGCATGCTCGGGTATTCAGTGAGTCGGTGCGCCCCGAGCTCGCAGAAAACGGGATCTTTGTGGTCACCTGGGCTGACCTGTCGGAAAACGAGCGCAGTTATCTTTCCTCGTATTTCAATGACCAGGTCTTCCCCGTGCTCACTCCGCTGGCCGTCGACCCCGCGCACCCGTTCCCCTACATATCGGGCCTGAGCCTGAATCTGGCGATCACCGTCCAAGTTCCCGAGACAGGCGGCCAGCATTTCGCCCGAATCAAGGTGCCTGACAATGTGGATCGTTTTGTCAGACTGCGCAGCCCTGACGGCACTGAGTCACCGCAGGCTGCCCATACCGCGCGCTTTCTGCCGATGGAGGAACTCATCGCCGCGCATCTGTCGGCGCTGTTCCCCGGCCTGGAAATCGTCGAACATCACGCGTTCCGCATCACCCGGAACGCTGATTTCGAGGTCGAGGAAGATCGCGACGAGGACCTTCTGCAGGCACTTGAGCGGGAGCTGGCGCGCCGGCGGTTCGGCTCGCCGGTGCGCCTTGAGGTCGCCGACGACATGACCGAGCACATGCTCGAACTGCTACTCCGCGAGCTGGACGTAGATCCCGGTGACGTCGTGCAGGTTCCCGGCCTGCTGGATCTGTCGTGCCTGTGGCAGGTCTACGGCGTGGATCGGCCCGCCTTGAAGGATCCGACATTCGTGCCGGCGACCCATCCGGCCTTCGGGCAGGGTGAAACCCCCAAGAGCATCTTCTCCACACTGCGGGATGGGGATGTGCTCGTGCATCACCCGTATGACTCGTTCTCCACCAGCGTGCAACGATTTATCGAACAGGCCGCCGCGGATCCTCAGGTGCTGGCCATCAAGCAGACGCTGTATCGCACCTCCGGCGACTCTCCTATCGTGAACTCACTCATCGACGCCGCCGAGGCCGGTAAGCAGGTTGTCGCCCTGGTGGAGATCAAGGCACGCTTCGACGAACAGGCCAATATCAAGTGGGCGCGCGCGCTGGAAGACGCCGGCGTACACGTGGTCTACGGCTTGATCGGCCTCAAGACGCATTGCAAGACGGCCCTGGTGGTGCGCCGGGAGGGATCGGCCATCCGCAGGTACTGCCACATCGGCACCGGGAACTACAACCCGAAGACCGCCCGGCTTTACGAAGACGTCGGCCTGTTGACCAGCGCGCCGGAGATTGGCGCCGATCTCACCGACCTGTTCAACTCGCTGACCGGATACTCGCGAAAGGTCTCCTATCGCAACCTGTTAGTGGCGCCCCAGGGCATACGCGCCGGGATCGTCGAACGCATCGATCGTGAGATCGCCGCACATCGGGCCGGCCAGGAGGCCCGCATCCGGCTGAAGATGAATGCGCTTGTCGACGAGCAGGTGATCGATGCGCTGTACCGGGCTTCCCGAGCCGGGGTGCCCATCGAGGTAGTGGTACGCGGGATCTGCGCGCTCCGTCCAGGGGTTCCTGAGTACTCGGGCAGCATTACCGTCCGATCCATTCTCGGCCGGTTCCTGGAACATTCGCGCATCATTCACTTCAACGCCATCGACGAATTCTGGATCGGCAGCGCCGACATGATGCATCGTAATCTGGACCGACGGGTCGAGGTCCTCGCACGCGTCACCGATCCGAAGCTCACCGCACAGCTCGACGACATGTTCACCTCGGCGTTGGATTCCCACACCCGGTGCTGGGAGCTGCAACCCGACGGCCAGTGGTTGGCCTCGCCCGCGGACGGCGAGGAGGTGCGCGACCATCAGGTGGAGATGATGAAACGGCACCGCTCGCAGACATGA